From the Gossypium hirsutum isolate 1008001.06 chromosome A02, Gossypium_hirsutum_v2.1, whole genome shotgun sequence genome, the window TCCTCCCTATCCTTCCTTGTCTTTGGTATAAAAGCCTACCATTGTTGTACATACAAGAGTTCCAGTCTTGTCCGTACCATTCCTTCTCCAATCATCACCATTGTTTCAGCAAAAATCTTGTATTTTCTTCGACCCATAAAGTAATCAATGGGGGGTGGCCGAGAATTTGCAATATCACTAGACGGAGTGAGGGACAAGAATGTGATGCAGCTGAAGAAGCTCAACACTGTTCTCTTCCCTGTTCGTTACAACGACAAGTACTACGCCGATGCTCTCGCTTCTGGCGATTTCACCAAGCTTGGTCTGCTCCTTATATCTTGCCTATTCCTTTCTGGATTTTCCTTATTTAGATTGAAAACACAATGCCTAGTTCTCTTTGTTTATTCTATGCCGTTTAGTTCTTTCTCTGCAATGGCTTTTCTCAATCATGGCTTTTTCTTTTCTGTTCATTAGCATATACTATCTATTGGGTAATTTATTGTTTCCGTTTACCTGCTGCATATCATATTATGGgaatttttttattgtgttttttggttttggttttggctTTGGCTTTGGCTTTGCATTTTTAGGGTTTTATCTCTTTGCATTGCAAAAATGCCAGTTTTTCTGGGCCTACAAATGATCCATAAGTAGTTTAATAAGAATTTATAAGCCTCGCAACGGGATtataatgaagttgaaacttccATTGGTTATGTTTCTATTATGAAAGACCAAACTGCAGCCATTATGTTTAATTAGGTAATGAAATTGGCAGCCTTTGTTCCTGAAACATTAACTTCTATATTTGATTAATTGCCCCTTGCATTGTTCCAGGGGAACCCTTTTTGAAAGTAATTTGTTGTTGGATTCATGGTTTTAGGTTTAATaaccttttcttatatatatatatatattgcttgtTCTAATTATTGTGTCCCACAGCATTTGATAACTAACACCTTCAACCATTTTTTTCCCCAATATTCAATTTTTTGGGCTTATTGAACTTAAGAAAAGTGTCATCATCTGTGCCATTCATCCTCTTCAAGACATGCATATATATGTTCCTACTATGCAACTATTAATTATCTCTTCTGCTGCCATAGACtcaaatacattatggatcttcaACGTTGGACCGTCTTTTCTATCTTTGTCCTCATATTATGGAATGCTAATACATCCATCTTAACCCTGCTTTGCTCTTGAGCTTCTAGGTAGTTGGTTTGTAGCTGTATTAAACTTTTTTAGAAAACTTCTGAAAGTCATAAAATACGAAGCTAACATTTCCTGATTCCAAAAATTACGATGCTATGTAGCAGGTACTTGCTTATTGAGCTTTATGGTCTATATCTGTTCACTGAAACTGTAGACATTTCAAAACCTGTTATTTTTCGAAGAAAAATTATCATACCATTTCCTTTTGTCATGATAATTATATACACTATACGTTATATTTAATACTTAAGTCATGTTCGGTCTTGTCTAACTGTCACTCTTTTGCTTTCTAACTCAGCATATTACAGTGACATATGTGTTGAATCAATTGCTTGTCGGCTGGAGAAGAAGGAAGGTGGGGCCATCTGCGTGTATATCATGACATTAGGTGTTTTAGCACCATATCGCGGGCTAGGCATTGGTtagtaaacaaataaaattttcttctggtGTAGGTCTTGCAAGGATTCAATGGAATAACCTTGATTCATGCTTATTGATAACTATCATGAAAGAATAATCAACCGAATGTTGAGAGCTTACTCTGAAGAAACAAATATTGAAATGCAAGAACCGTCCCAAACATGTTTCACTGAAAATTTGTTCATTTGGTTAAAAACCATGTACCTTCAGGTTTCTTATTTGTCCAGAAATTTGTTGAAATGTTGGTATTTTTGCAGGTACGAGGCTACTGAACCATGTTCTTGTTGGTGTTTGACACACtttatccggatgaagtatgAAGCTCAGTGTAAACTTGAGCAACAACGTAATTTACCCGGATAAAGAATGAAGGAAGATTAAGCTTCAAAAAAACTCTATATTTGTAGGGTAAAGAAAACAGAATTTTACTTGgtaaaagaaagcaaaaattgagagagtattttttggaatgatttctattgaaattcaTTGGATTGAAAAATGGCATACAGTACATATACCAGTCATAAGCTGGTCAGATTTGACAAGTTTCACTTACTATTTTTAGGCTTCATTGCAACTTGCACAACTTGCAAATTGCAACTTGTAAAATTAGATAAATTGATATATCAATCTTATCAGCACCTAATGCATTAAATACACTACCTACTTAGTTCTAatttaactaagttacaaaatattacaaaatgaaACTGAAATTGAACAGTAGCATCAACTTCAGTAGCTGTAAGTACTTCATCCGGAAATACAACAGCTTGATCTGCTTCTTCATACTTCATCCGGATAACTTATGTTGTACGGTTTGCTCCTTAGTTGCTTTATCTGCTGCATGCATgccaacttcaacactcctccttggcttgCATTGTGCAAACTCCTATTTTGGCTCTTAAATCTTCAAATCTTGACACACTAAGGGGCTTTGTTAGGATATCAGCAAGTTGTTCTTCAGAACTGCAATGAATCAGCTTCACTTCTTGAGCTTGCTCCATCTCTTTAACAAAGTGAAATTTGATCTTGAAGTGTTTTGTTCtcccatggaacactggattttttgtaattgcaacagcagattggTTGTCACAATTAATCTCTGTTGCTTCCCTTTAGTGTTGATTTAAATCGACCATTATttttcttagccaaatggcttggttgatAGCTCCTGCAGGTGCCACATACTCTGCTTCAACAGTTAATTGAGCAACAACAGTTTGCTTCTTTGAACTTCAGCAAAAGATGGCTAAACCAAGGGTGAATAGATACCCTGAGGTACTCTTCATATCATCTATCGATCCAGCCCAATCACTATCAGTATAGCCAATTAATTTCATGCTTTCAGCCTTGGTGAACATCATTCCATAGCTCAGTGTACCTTTAATGTACCTGAGAACTATTTTGGCAGTTTGGAAGTGCTTTTCATTGCAGCAATGCATGAATCTTGAAAGCAAACTTACAGCAAACAtaatgtctggtctagtggcagttaaATAGAGTAAACATCCAACTAGACTTCTATAGGTTGATTCACTAACCTTCTCAAAATCGCCTTGGCTTGATAGTTTCTCTCCAATGGCAACTGGTGTACTTGTTGCCTTGCAATTCTGCATGGAGAATTTGTTTAGAATTTTTAAGGCAAAAACCTTCTGACTTTGGAAGATCCTTTGCTGAGTTTGGGATATTTTCATGCCAAGGAAATAAGACATTTGTCCCAAATCAGATATCTCAAACACTTGTTGCATCTTGCACTTGTTGCATCTTGCATTTGAAGTTTGTCAACATTGCTTTGTCTCCTCCTGTTACTAACAAATCATCAACTTATAGAGACACTATCAGTTGAGTTTCTCTACCTTGCTTTTTCACATACAAAGTAAGTTCACTGATGCTTCTTTCAAATCCAAGGCTAGCTAGATAGCCATCAATCCTGCTATACCAGGCTCTTGgagcctgtttcaagccatacaaggctttcttcAGTTTGTACACCTTGTCTTCTTGATCAACAATTTTGAAGCCTTCAAGCTGCTCAACATGTATCTC encodes:
- the LOC107951977 gene encoding uncharacterized protein isoform X1, which encodes MKETQNFLPILPCLWYKSLPLLYIQEFQSCPYHSFSNHHHCFSKNLVFSSTHKVINGGWPRICNITRRSEGQECDAAEEAQHCSLPCSLQRQVLRRCSRFWRFHQACDICVESIACRLEKKEGGAICVYIMTLGVLAPYRGLGIGTRLLNHVLDLCLKQNIQEIYLHVQTNNDDAINFYKKFGFEITERIKSYYTNIDPPDCFVLTKFITTSQANK
- the LOC107951977 gene encoding N-alpha-acetyltransferase 50 isoform X2 yields the protein MGGGREFAISLDGVRDKNVMQLKKLNTVLFPVRYNDKYYADALASGDFTKLAYYSDICVESIACRLEKKEGGAICVYIMTLGVLAPYRGLGIGTRLLNHVLDLCLKQNIQEIYLHVQTNNDDAINFYKKFGFEITERIKSYYTNIDPPDCFVLTKFITTSQANK